Genomic DNA from Brassica rapa cultivar Chiifu-401-42 chromosome A04, CAAS_Brap_v3.01, whole genome shotgun sequence:
TCATTCGGATCTTTAGACATGCTGAATGACATACACTAAGCTTGACGGATATCATAAGCTCGGTGTCGGTAGTTTGGGCTCTCTTTAATCTTCACATGTAAAGTCATTTGTCGGCAGATAATTATGAAGTTAGCTCCATAATCCCTGAATTAAATGTATACAATTAGCTCAAATCACAAAGTTTCTTTAATACAGAGTCCTATCACAAGCAGTATGTGATCAGTCTTGCATGAACAGAAGATGATTAAATGTTGTTACGACATGAACGATTTGAccaattaatttaaattcattaCTTCAAAACATGGTATATAACACATAGTTTTGAGTAAATGGATATAATTAACTGACAACAAAACGATTTGGCCAGttaatttaaattcattaatttTCACAGTATAGTAAATAATGATGCTGTTAGAAACAATAAAAATGCAGTAGAAAATcactaatattaaaataaaatatcatatggtgaagatgaacattatatatcaTTATAAATGGTATAATGGTAGTTtggtaaataatattttggtgACGTAGTCTGTTAATTTCCACTAAGCAAAAGAGTACTGACTTTTATGAATGGTTGGTTGTCTATCAAGTCAACAGTAAATAAAAATCCAGAGTTGGATCATTAATAATCACAAATGATTAGAGACATATTTAATGCATTGTCTTTTATTTCTTCACTCTCCACTACCTAAAAAGAGACAAGCAGCTTAAAGCCGAAGAAAGAAGCAgagtaaaccaaaaaaaaacatgggaGAAGAGAAGGCGAAACTGGCGCTTGTGTTAGCCGCAAAGTCAAGATCATTGCTGTACACATCGTCACCTGCTACTCCATGTGTGTTTGCCTCTCCGATTCACACTCTTGCCTCTGTTCCGTTTTGCTGGGAAGATCAACCAGGCAAGCCAAAGAACcctcttcttcctttttcttaCCCAAAATGTCTTGAATTGCCACCGCGCTTGCTCCTTCCCGGAGAGTTTGCTCAAATGCCCTTGCCTGAGAGGAAGCATGGGCTCTTTGGGTTCATGAAGAGGAAAGGGAGAGGGGAGGTTGTTGTCAGGGGTAGTCATGTCTTTCCGTCGGAGAAGGAGAGAGCAGGTGAGATCAACAACATGAAGATCATGAAGTTTAGCAGATCAGGGAGCTTCCATGGTGATGGCTTTTGGGTAAAGCAATCTTTCTTTATTTGTGACGTTGTCTTCACAAGTCTCTTCTCTTACATATTGGGTTTGATTGGGGGAAATGCAGGCAAGTTTATGCAAAGGGTTGAAGCAAGCAATGCCATGGAAGAACAAGAGTATGAGAAGCAAAAGTCTTTGAGCATATGTTCAACTGCATTACAAGACAAACAATGTTCATCTTTTGATCTACCTATTGAGGATCAAGTTGATGTAAAAGAGCTATTACTAAGAGTGTATGTAAGACTAGCAATTTCATcataatgtaaaaatattatctCTGTGATTTGT
This window encodes:
- the LOC103866283 gene encoding uncharacterized protein LOC103866283, whose product is MGEEKAKLALVLAAKSRSLLYTSSPATPCVFASPIHTLASVPFCWEDQPGKPKNPLLPFSYPKCLELPPRLLLPGEFAQMPLPERKHGLFGFMKRKGRGEVVVRGSHVFPSEKERAGEINNMKIMKFSRSGSFHGDGFWASLCKGLKQAMPWKNKSMRSKSL